A section of the Polyangium spumosum genome encodes:
- a CDS encoding SPOR domain-containing protein has protein sequence MTVRSDIGDGGAIKDLEDIQEADPASRPSRASALVLASLGGACIMFAAVALLRAPVKEKPTNVDPLGDLVAKAHPAGVKVDKKPDLSGHEITFPGMLSDTKNTTALEAVRSPQKQPPPENAAAMLAPLPPPETVADRLPPSPLPAQHILQAPPETAAGRDTLTQMAKHVAREDGAEAAEAGGPGQYQLQVSSFKTQQEADKFAAALRRRGHRAYVEPAMVKGRGLWYRVRIGPFKYKHSATIYRQDFEAKERLVTFIVEPPKKDAAQKLQDESATP, from the coding sequence ATGACCGTACGTTCGGACATCGGGGACGGCGGGGCCATCAAGGACCTGGAGGACATCCAGGAGGCCGATCCGGCCTCGCGCCCGTCGCGCGCCTCGGCGCTGGTGCTCGCCTCGCTCGGCGGCGCGTGCATCATGTTCGCGGCCGTGGCGCTGCTGCGCGCGCCCGTGAAGGAGAAGCCGACGAACGTGGATCCGCTCGGCGATCTCGTGGCGAAGGCGCATCCAGCAGGCGTGAAGGTGGACAAGAAGCCGGACCTCTCCGGCCACGAGATCACCTTCCCGGGCATGCTCTCCGACACGAAGAACACGACGGCGCTCGAGGCCGTGCGTTCCCCGCAGAAGCAACCGCCGCCGGAGAACGCCGCCGCGATGCTCGCGCCGCTGCCGCCGCCGGAGACGGTCGCCGACAGGCTGCCGCCTTCGCCGCTGCCGGCGCAGCACATCCTGCAGGCGCCGCCGGAGACGGCCGCGGGTCGCGACACGCTCACGCAGATGGCGAAGCACGTCGCGCGGGAAGATGGAGCCGAGGCGGCGGAGGCCGGCGGGCCGGGGCAGTACCAGCTCCAGGTGAGCTCGTTCAAGACGCAGCAGGAGGCCGACAAGTTCGCCGCCGCGCTCCGCCGGAGGGGCCACCGCGCCTACGTCGAGCCCGCGATGGTGAAGGGCCGCGGCCTCTGGTACCGCGTGCGCATCGGGCCCTTCAAGTACAAGCACTCGGCCACGATCTACCGGCAGGACTTCGAGGCGAAGGAGCGCCTCGTGACCTTCATCGTCGAGCCGCCGAAGAAGGACGCGGCGCAGAAGCTCCAGGACGAGAGCGCCACGCCGTAA
- the nikR gene encoding nickel-responsive transcriptional regulator NikR, translated as MSDLVRFGVAMDRALLTEFDRRIAALGYENRSEAIRDLVRADLTRAAWDRGAAVVATLSVVYKPHVRAEVLRLAEPEPGEAELLVASQHVRIDHDRCLDTMILRGHAESLASLAGKIAGTKGVLACELNVTASVADDTNEARVSPSRDRDRDQEQG; from the coding sequence ATGAGCGACCTCGTCCGCTTCGGCGTGGCCATGGACCGCGCGCTGCTCACCGAGTTCGATCGGCGCATCGCGGCGCTCGGCTACGAGAACCGCTCCGAGGCCATCCGCGACCTCGTCCGCGCCGACCTCACCCGCGCCGCCTGGGACCGCGGCGCCGCCGTCGTCGCCACGCTCTCCGTCGTCTACAAACCCCACGTCCGCGCCGAGGTCCTGCGCCTCGCCGAGCCCGAGCCCGGCGAAGCCGAGCTGCTCGTCGCGAGCCAGCACGTGCGGATCGACCACGATCGGTGCCTCGACACGATGATCCTGCGCGGCCACGCCGAGAGCCTCGCGAGCCTCGCCGGCAAGATCGCCGGCACGAAAGGCGTGCTCGCCTGCGAGCTCAACGTCACCGCCTCCGTGGCGGACGACACGAACGAGGCCCGCGTTTCCCCCTCACGAGACAGAGATCGAGACCAGGAGCAGGGATGA
- a CDS encoding SDR family NAD(P)-dependent oxidoreductase has protein sequence MTIPHDPKRILVVGATGRLGVAIAKALVQRGDRVAITARSQPRLDALADELTREPGSRPTIVCADLRDRDAPERIARGVLEGGRLDGVILACGPFPHTPLEKLSREDLENTLTVHAVAPLLLVNALSEELTRAEGAVVALVDAGVTRPYPNHVAYLTAKGALQTGLRALAVELAPQVRVNLLALGIVADPEADADPTRLHRLAARSPLGRFGTPAEVVHAALALLDATWATGEIWGVGR, from the coding sequence ATGACGATCCCCCACGATCCGAAGCGTATCCTCGTCGTCGGCGCCACCGGCAGGCTCGGCGTCGCCATCGCCAAGGCCCTCGTCCAGCGCGGCGACCGCGTCGCCATCACGGCCCGCAGCCAGCCGCGCCTCGACGCCCTCGCCGACGAGCTCACGCGCGAGCCCGGGAGTCGACCCACCATCGTCTGCGCCGACCTGCGCGACCGCGACGCGCCCGAGCGGATCGCGAGGGGCGTGCTCGAAGGAGGCCGCCTCGACGGCGTCATCCTCGCCTGCGGCCCCTTCCCGCACACGCCGCTCGAAAAGCTCTCGCGCGAGGACCTCGAGAACACGCTCACCGTGCACGCGGTCGCGCCGCTCTTGCTCGTGAACGCGCTCTCCGAGGAGCTCACGCGCGCCGAGGGCGCGGTCGTCGCGCTCGTCGACGCCGGCGTCACGCGCCCGTACCCGAACCACGTCGCCTACCTGACCGCGAAGGGCGCGCTGCAGACGGGCCTGCGCGCGCTCGCCGTCGAGCTCGCCCCGCAGGTGCGCGTCAACCTGCTCGCCCTCGGCATCGTCGCCGATCCCGAGGCCGACGCCGATCCGACGCGCCTGCATCGCCTCGCCGCCCGCTCGCCCCTCGGCCGATTCGGCACGCCCGCGGAGGTCGTGCACGCGGCGCTCGCGCTGCTCGACGCGACGTGGGCGACGGGCGAGATCTGGGGCGTCGGTCGGTGA
- a CDS encoding SPFH domain-containing protein gives MGIMDFVKGGVREMMIARPDRFKNLIVYKHPDQNVPFWSQLTVDSDECALFFKDGKYVGYLPPGRHTLQTQNIPFLNNLINSFTGGDVFIAEIYFVKMQPIRSVPFGGPLESMEDPILYEFVTPRIFGEFSLVVTDPVRFVIGYHGQAAGAQDNDLILNWIKGLFFMSVKTVIGQMCAQTGKSLLNLGGMSMEISGRIQQSAPNLDEIGVKILQIGNFNINFAADDQKRLTEANKARAEARRGVGIAADTARAQQFQLDQKFQQDARYVQNLAGSPAWNNYAAGQAMMGAGEGMAKGGGSTGVAQLGAQAAIGMGMAHNMMQPQFQQPYAQPQQPQQPQQPQQAAGAQSVEARLQKLASLKQQGLISDEDFNARKAKILEEI, from the coding sequence ATGGGGATCATGGATTTCGTGAAGGGTGGCGTGCGCGAGATGATGATCGCGCGCCCCGATAGGTTCAAAAACCTCATCGTCTACAAGCACCCGGATCAGAACGTCCCGTTCTGGTCGCAGCTCACCGTCGACAGCGACGAGTGCGCGTTGTTCTTCAAGGACGGCAAGTACGTGGGTTACCTGCCGCCTGGGCGTCACACGCTGCAGACGCAGAACATCCCGTTCCTGAACAACCTCATCAACAGCTTCACGGGCGGCGACGTCTTCATCGCGGAGATCTACTTCGTGAAGATGCAGCCGATCCGGAGCGTCCCGTTCGGCGGCCCGCTCGAGTCGATGGAGGATCCGATCCTCTACGAGTTCGTCACGCCGCGCATCTTCGGCGAGTTCTCGCTCGTCGTGACGGACCCGGTGAGGTTCGTCATCGGCTACCACGGCCAGGCGGCCGGCGCGCAGGACAACGACCTGATCCTGAACTGGATCAAGGGCCTGTTCTTCATGAGCGTGAAGACGGTCATCGGCCAGATGTGCGCGCAGACGGGCAAGAGCCTGCTCAACCTCGGCGGCATGAGCATGGAGATCTCGGGGCGCATCCAGCAGTCCGCGCCGAACCTCGACGAGATCGGCGTCAAGATCCTGCAGATCGGCAACTTCAACATCAACTTCGCGGCCGACGACCAGAAGCGCCTGACGGAGGCGAACAAGGCGCGGGCCGAGGCGCGTCGCGGCGTGGGCATCGCGGCGGACACGGCGCGGGCGCAGCAGTTCCAGCTCGATCAGAAGTTCCAGCAGGACGCGCGGTACGTGCAGAACCTCGCGGGCTCGCCGGCGTGGAACAACTACGCGGCGGGGCAGGCGATGATGGGCGCTGGCGAGGGCATGGCGAAGGGCGGCGGGAGCACGGGCGTCGCGCAGCTCGGCGCGCAGGCCGCGATCGGCATGGGCATGGCGCACAACATGATGCAGCCGCAGTTCCAGCAGCCGTACGCCCAGCCACAGCAACCGCAGCAGCCGCAGCAGCCGCAGCAGGCGGCCGGCGCGCAGAGCGTGGAGGCGCGGCTGCAGAAGCTCGCGTCGCTCAAGCAGCAGGGCCTCATCAGCGACGAGGATTTCAACGCCCGCAAGGCGAAGATCCTCGAAGAGATCTGA
- a CDS encoding protein kinase domain-containing protein → MDASLVTDSKQKRARARRCPACDKCFSGEVRFCPYDGDALIDAPDWNPNADPLIGQIIDARYEVVSVLGEGGTGSVYEVRHTTLGRRFALKVLRADIARDAQIVTRFIQEAKAAAAIGHPNIVAVSDFGEVVPDKSAPLSSKVPYFVMELLTGSSLASVLRSERILPADRTAAIGLQCALGLASAHEAGVIHRDLKPDNVFLVRSGDREFVKLLDFGLAKIAGTSRVTRQGIIFGTPHYMSPEQAMGQPVDHRTDIYALGVIMYECLTGRVPFEADSFKGVLDQHIHGAAVPVEQRVPDPTQIGPLGDIINRCLAKNPAERFATMAELAAALEEAMGLIPQSGDLTFGEEGQAIGPPRVAKQEAPAAAGARGPLVVVLAAATVIALGVVAYLAIQPPPAPNAAGTTATNASPNAPTTPTVTAPATPTTPAVVATPAPTPTPTTPPAVATEDPAPTATQATAPPTGAQTAVVRPWTTGGTLKSTSSPPTATAPATTPTPPPTTTTKKKPGGGGDVVDPWG, encoded by the coding sequence GTGGACGCATCGCTCGTGACGGACAGCAAGCAAAAGCGGGCGCGCGCCCGGCGCTGTCCGGCGTGCGACAAGTGCTTCTCCGGCGAGGTGCGCTTCTGCCCGTACGACGGCGACGCGCTCATCGACGCGCCGGACTGGAACCCGAACGCCGACCCGCTGATCGGCCAGATCATCGACGCGCGTTACGAGGTGGTGTCGGTGCTCGGCGAGGGCGGCACGGGCTCGGTGTACGAGGTCCGGCACACCACGCTCGGTCGAAGGTTTGCGCTCAAAGTATTACGCGCCGATATCGCGCGTGACGCGCAGATCGTCACGCGGTTCATCCAGGAAGCGAAGGCGGCCGCGGCGATCGGCCATCCGAACATCGTGGCGGTGAGCGACTTCGGCGAGGTCGTGCCGGACAAGAGCGCGCCGCTCAGCTCGAAGGTGCCGTATTTCGTGATGGAGCTGCTCACGGGCAGCTCGCTCGCGAGCGTGCTGCGCAGCGAGCGGATCCTGCCGGCGGATCGCACGGCGGCGATCGGGCTCCAGTGCGCGCTCGGGCTCGCGTCCGCGCACGAGGCGGGCGTCATTCATCGCGACCTCAAGCCGGACAACGTCTTCCTGGTCCGCAGCGGTGATCGCGAGTTCGTGAAGCTGCTCGATTTCGGCCTCGCGAAGATCGCGGGGACGAGCCGCGTCACGCGCCAGGGCATCATCTTCGGCACGCCGCACTACATGAGCCCCGAGCAAGCGATGGGGCAACCCGTCGATCACCGCACCGACATCTACGCGCTCGGCGTGATCATGTACGAGTGCTTGACCGGGCGCGTGCCCTTCGAGGCCGACAGCTTCAAGGGCGTGCTCGATCAGCACATCCACGGCGCCGCCGTGCCTGTCGAGCAACGTGTCCCCGATCCCACGCAGATCGGGCCGCTCGGCGACATCATCAACCGTTGCCTCGCGAAGAACCCGGCCGAGCGGTTCGCCACGATGGCGGAGCTCGCGGCGGCGCTCGAAGAGGCGATGGGGCTCATCCCGCAGTCCGGCGACCTCACGTTCGGCGAGGAAGGCCAGGCGATCGGACCGCCGCGCGTGGCGAAACAAGAGGCGCCCGCCGCGGCCGGGGCGCGTGGGCCGCTCGTCGTGGTGCTCGCCGCGGCGACGGTGATCGCGCTCGGCGTCGTCGCGTATCTCGCGATCCAGCCGCCGCCCGCGCCAAACGCGGCAGGGACGACGGCGACGAACGCCTCCCCCAACGCGCCCACGACGCCCACGGTCACGGCGCCCGCGACGCCGACCACGCCGGCCGTCGTCGCGACGCCCGCGCCGACGCCGACGCCGACGACGCCGCCCGCGGTCGCGACGGAGGATCCGGCGCCGACCGCGACGCAGGCCACGGCGCCTCCGACGGGCGCGCAGACCGCGGTGGTGCGCCCGTGGACGACCGGCGGCACGTTGAAGAGCACGAGCTCGCCGCCCACAGCGACCGCGCCTGCGACCACGCCGACGCCGCCGCCCACCACGACGACGAAGAAGAAGCCGGGCGGTGGTGGAGATGTCGTGGATCCGTGGGGCTGA
- the argS gene encoding arginine--tRNA ligase has product MGVEEQVRNLVVGALTDLAGSGVLPAEVTSMAFSVERPKRPEHGDLATNAALAIQKAAKKPPREIATLLAERLGKEPDVRAVEIAGPGFLNLRLSPAIYQRVLGDVSAAGRAFGRGPAGLGERVLVEFVSANPTGPLLISHGRGAILGDAVATLLEAAGHRVTREYYINDFGNQIRLLAASVLAVALGREPPEGGYGKNDYLVDLVTWLQKVHPELLVDDKVDELARVCVTRMLDGVPGSKALPGIKKTLASLRIQFDGWYSEESLHRWGRVSAALAELGAKGYLEEREGALFFKSTDEGDDKDRVVKKSDGYFTYFASDIAYHADKIARGYDRLINVLGADHHGYTARVRGALAALGLPKERFEVLLYQLVNLMRDGKPYRMGKRLGNLVTIEEIVDEIDEAARRKGAGADALRYFYLARRSDTTIDLDIELAKKASMDNPVFYLQYGYARLCSILRRAQEKFGLQVPRHSPALAARLEHPDELAMLGRLGRFPAVVAEAAALREPHRILFYLQELSQDFQSYFTRLKKDGDTILPLDAQMAEAGWQERWDRQKSEARLLWIEAIRTVYAAGLELAGITALERMHKLEGESAATEQEEEAS; this is encoded by the coding sequence ATGGGCGTCGAAGAGCAAGTTCGGAATCTCGTGGTGGGTGCACTCACCGATCTGGCGGGCAGTGGGGTCCTGCCGGCGGAAGTGACGTCGATGGCGTTCTCGGTGGAGCGCCCGAAGCGCCCCGAGCACGGAGACCTGGCGACGAACGCGGCCCTCGCGATCCAGAAGGCAGCGAAGAAGCCACCTCGGGAGATCGCCACGTTGCTCGCCGAGCGCCTCGGCAAAGAGCCGGACGTCCGCGCGGTGGAGATCGCCGGGCCGGGCTTCCTGAACCTCCGGCTCTCGCCCGCGATCTACCAGCGCGTGCTCGGCGACGTGTCGGCCGCGGGCCGGGCGTTCGGGCGCGGTCCGGCGGGGCTCGGCGAGCGGGTGCTCGTGGAGTTCGTCAGCGCGAACCCGACGGGCCCGCTGCTCATCTCGCACGGGCGCGGCGCGATCCTCGGCGACGCGGTGGCGACGCTCCTGGAGGCGGCGGGGCACCGGGTCACGCGCGAGTACTACATCAACGACTTCGGCAACCAGATCCGGCTGCTCGCGGCGAGCGTGCTCGCCGTGGCGCTCGGCCGCGAGCCGCCCGAGGGGGGCTACGGGAAAAACGATTACCTCGTGGATCTCGTCACCTGGCTGCAGAAGGTGCACCCCGAGCTGCTCGTGGACGACAAGGTCGACGAGCTCGCGCGCGTGTGCGTGACGCGTATGCTCGACGGCGTGCCGGGTTCGAAGGCGCTGCCGGGCATCAAGAAGACGCTCGCGTCGCTCAGGATCCAGTTCGACGGCTGGTACTCGGAGGAGAGCCTGCACCGCTGGGGCCGGGTGAGCGCGGCGCTCGCGGAGCTCGGCGCGAAGGGCTACCTCGAGGAGCGCGAAGGCGCGCTCTTCTTCAAGAGCACCGACGAGGGCGACGACAAGGACCGCGTCGTCAAGAAGAGCGACGGCTACTTCACGTACTTCGCGAGCGACATCGCGTACCACGCGGACAAGATCGCGCGCGGCTACGACCGGCTGATCAACGTGCTCGGCGCCGATCACCACGGCTACACGGCGCGGGTGCGCGGCGCGCTCGCGGCGCTCGGCTTGCCGAAGGAGCGCTTCGAGGTGCTGCTCTACCAGCTCGTGAACCTCATGCGCGACGGCAAGCCCTACCGGATGGGCAAGCGGCTCGGCAACCTCGTGACGATCGAGGAGATCGTCGACGAGATCGACGAGGCCGCGCGGCGCAAGGGCGCCGGCGCCGACGCGTTGCGCTACTTCTACCTGGCGCGGCGCAGCGACACGACGATCGACCTCGACATCGAGCTCGCCAAGAAGGCCTCGATGGACAACCCCGTCTTCTACCTGCAGTACGGCTACGCGCGCCTCTGCTCGATCCTGCGCCGCGCCCAGGAGAAGTTTGGGCTCCAAGTACCTCGGCACTCGCCCGCGCTCGCCGCGCGCCTCGAGCACCCCGACGAGCTCGCGATGCTCGGCCGCCTCGGGCGCTTCCCGGCCGTCGTGGCGGAGGCCGCGGCGCTGCGCGAGCCGCACCGGATCCTGTTTTACCTGCAGGAGCTCTCGCAGGACTTCCAGAGCTACTTCACGCGGCTCAAGAAGGACGGCGACACCATCCTGCCGCTCGACGCGCAGATGGCGGAGGCGGGCTGGCAGGAGAGGTGGGATCGGCAGAAGAGCGAGGCGCGGCTGCTCTGGATCGAGGCGATCCGCACGGTGTACGCCGCGGGGCTCGAGCTCGCGGGGATCACCGCGCTCGAGCGCATGCACAAGCTCGAAGGCGAGAGCGCCGCAACGGAGCAAGAAGAGGAAGCGTCATGA
- a CDS encoding chorismate-binding protein, with amino-acid sequence MAKELIARGELYQVNLARRLVVSLVRGEPLDLHRRLSAAAPSPFAACLHLDRELAVVSTSPELLLDARTRDLPEGSLFPGDDIRAFTWNVRDGRNRPDPGGDPSRKSVLNSVPWGRLLTCPIKGTRPRGEDAREDAALVRELDQDPKENAELTMIVDVERNDLGKVAAVGSVRVLHGPGVVTHRTVHHREALLGAFARPGATRHDVLSAMVPSGSVTGAPKVRAMEVIARLESARRGLYTGGLGHVAHDGSVTLAMAIRTVVLQGREGEYFTGGGIVADSDPARELEETRWKALQLEKAANRAFVGS; translated from the coding sequence GTGGCCAAGGAGCTCATCGCCCGGGGGGAGCTTTATCAGGTCAACCTGGCGCGGCGGCTCGTCGTGTCGCTCGTCCGGGGCGAGCCGCTCGATCTGCACCGCCGCCTGAGCGCCGCCGCGCCGTCCCCCTTCGCCGCGTGTCTGCACCTCGATCGTGAGCTGGCCGTCGTGTCGACCTCGCCGGAGTTGCTCCTCGATGCCCGAACGAGAGATTTGCCGGAAGGGTCGCTTTTTCCAGGAGATGACATACGAGCCTTCACGTGGAACGTGAGAGACGGCCGGAATCGGCCCGATCCGGGGGGGGATCCATCGAGAAAATCCGTCCTGAATTCGGTGCCTTGGGGCCGACTGTTGACATGTCCGATCAAGGGCACGCGGCCGCGCGGAGAGGACGCCCGGGAGGACGCCGCGCTCGTCCGGGAGCTCGACCAAGATCCCAAGGAAAACGCCGAGCTCACGATGATCGTGGATGTGGAACGTAACGACCTCGGCAAGGTCGCGGCCGTGGGATCGGTCCGGGTGTTGCACGGACCCGGTGTGGTGACGCACAGAACCGTCCACCACCGCGAGGCCTTGCTCGGCGCCTTTGCGCGGCCCGGCGCGACCCGGCACGACGTCCTCTCTGCCATGGTCCCGAGCGGCAGCGTCACCGGCGCGCCGAAAGTTCGCGCCATGGAGGTCATCGCCCGCCTCGAGAGCGCCCGCCGCGGCCTCTACACCGGCGGTCTTGGCCACGTGGCCCACGACGGCAGCGTCACCCTCGCCATGGCCATCCGCACCGTCGTCCTCCAGGGCCGTGAGGGTGAATACTTCACCGGCGGCGGCATCGTCGCCGACTCCGACCCCGCCCGCGAGCTCGAAGAGACACGCTGGAAGGCCCTGCAACTCGAAAAAGCCGCAAACCGGGCCTTCGTGGGATCGTGA